tggctgctccacttcccatccagctccctgcttctgtgcccaggagagcaacagaggctcaagtgctagggctcctgccacctccacagggacctggacagagttccaggattCGGGCTCCAACtctgaccagccctggctgttgcagccatttggggaatgaaccagcagatggaagacttgtcttcccaactctgcatttcaaacagataaaaaatctcttaaataaatggataatccTGTTTCAGGACAGAAAAAAAGCAGGAAACTGACATCAACAAACCTAGGGGGGAAAAACATGGACTTAACAGTGTGCATCATGTGGAGACCAGGTAGTAACACAGAAGTTAGTATAAGACCAACAACTTGTCCCAAGAAGCCACTACCACTTggagtgggaatgggggtggCAGATGGACTACTTTCATTACCATCCTATCCCACGGTACTACTcatggcttttaaaataaaaaaggaaaacacagcccCCTACTGCCTATCTGCttctgccacagcacaggcttcTGAGAGGTAGTGAGATAGACCCCGGGACAGGATCTCATCTTGCTGGACCACCAACCAAACACAAAGCAATGAGCAAGGGTGCACCAGTCACCACTGACTGGAGATAACAGGGGCCAAGGGTGAGTGAGCGGGATGGGAGGGGGGGGTCAGCTccgagctgggagcccaggatcGGGATGCGAGCTTCCACCCTCACGGGATCAGCAGCCAAGAAGTGGAACTAACAGCACAGCCCACTACTTAAAGAAAATGACCCGGGGCCGACATCGTGGCActgaaggttaagctgccacctgtgatgcctgcatgccatatagGCGCccattggagacccagctgctccacttctgaaccagctccctgctaaagtgcccaggacagctgaagatggcccaaaagcctgggcccctgccacccacgtgggagacccagaagcagctccaggctcctggatctgacttggcacagcccagccttcacggacatttggggagtgacccagcagatggcagacctctccctaactcggcctttcaaatacatctgtaAAAATAAGTGGCCCAATCCTGCTTTGATGCTGGTTAAAACCAACCAGATGTCCTTGTACGTGGACACGAGTTGGCTCGAGACCATCCAGCGGTGAATGCGCCGTAGTAGCCAGACCCAGCTGAGGCTGAAGGACCCCATGTCCGAGCAGCAGCCTCATCTAACTCACCTAAAACAGGAAGCCTGAACCCCTCACTGTTCATTCTCCACCCTCAGCTGAACGAGAAACTCGTGTTACCTCAATAACTCCGTGGGCATATGCATCCACCACCCTTTGAATAGACATCATCCATCCCAGAACTTCATGAGTAGGTTGAACTTCCCTGAAAACAAGCCCTGTAAGTGGTagctcttggctgctccagtgtTTGGTCACAAGAcacccttgctcctggcttagtTGACCGAGATGGTTCTGAGCATCTTCATTAGCATTAACAGTgtacaaggggctggcactgtggtgtagcaggtaaagctgccgcctgccgtgctggcatcccacatgggcaccagttcgagtcccggctgctccacttctgatcccaccctctgctatggcctgggaaagcagatggcccaagtccctgggcccctgcacctgcatgggagacctagacaaagctcctggctttggattggcacagctccagccgttgcagccagctggggagtgaaccagcagatggaagacctctctctgcctctcctttctgtataACTTTctggtaaataaaaaaaatctttaaaataaggggtggggaggggagccacAGGCTAGGAAGAGACATTTTCAGTGGCTGTAATTGACGTACTAACACAATTAAGAATTATGTTAACCATGAGAAAGAtaacccagaagtgggattttcCCCTAACGATCAACGTGTATCAATGGACAATTCAGAGAGGGAGTCACTGTGTCCTCACTTGATCTGGAACTTAGttctggaatccaggcactcaagTAGAGCATGGGGAAGATGGTAAACATGGCCGAGTTCAGCCAAGCAAGTGTAGTCTTAGGAACAGCAGCAAGGGGACTTTCGGGCCACGTGAAACCCATCCGTGTAGCTAAGGTGCTTACTGATGTCAGGCTCCTGCCCTCCCAgaagctgggaggtgggggcccTTCCTCCAGGTGTTGGCTGTAGCCGTGAACCTGCTTGGCCATCTTGAGTCTTCTCAGCAGGCAGATGAAGGCTGCAGCCTACAGTTGTTAGGAACCCCTCGCATTGTTCAAGTCGGCTGGAGGCCTGGTTGAAGAGGGCTCAGGGGAGCCCGCTAGGGAGTTTGGTCAAGGAATCTGCCAGCACATACCAGCAACAGCCTATTAGTCAGTAGTGGtagaggggtgggtatttggtgcagcctCCATAGACCCcccaaatcccatatgggagcacctgggcttcagtcccagctccgctcccaattccagcgtcctgcggacctgtacctgggaagcagcaggcgatggctcaagtccctgggtccctgccacccacgtcagagacccaggtggagtcaggggctcctggcccagcttcagctgttgcaggcatttggggagtcaaccagggaTAGGCGCtcactgtgtctgtctgcctttcaaataacacgGAAATAAGTGGTGAGGAGAACCAAGTATACTCCTGTGCTCCATCACAGCCTTAATGGTGTATGAGCAGTACCTGCAGGAGGAACGGAGTTTCAACCTGGAGACAGCATGGACACACAATGGACGGCAGAAGCAAAGGGCGGAAAACACACGCAGAATCTTCAGGAATTGGGTTTTAACATCTCCAGCTTTAGACTATCAAGCTAGTTACAGTTTAGGCCATGCTTTGGAGTACCAGTCAGAATATAGTTATCTCACCAGCATTTAAAAACAACCTAaagcagggccagctctgtggcacaaggtaaagctgccgcctgcagtactggcgtCCCACaaaggtgccggtttgagtcccagctgctccacttccagtccagctccctgctaatgcacctgggaaagcagaagatggcccaagtgcttgggcctctgtacccatgtgggagaccaagaagctcctggctctggcctggcgcagccccagtcactggggccatttggggagtgaaccagcatgatggaagagctctctgcctctctgtaatgctgcctttcaaataagtcttaaagcaGGCAAACCAAGCAAGAACAAAGGACCGAGATGAAGTGGACCTAGATTTAAAGGCAAGAAGCAGAACCTACCTACAGCCCTGCAGCGTGACACCTCGAGCCCTGAGCCACGCCGGCACCAAGCAGAGGGCGGCGGGAAAGCTGCCGCACCTATTGTCGCCACCACCTCCCTGTGCTTATGAAGGAGCCGCCGAGGCCTCTCATTGGTCACGCTGAGTAGGCGCCCCCCCCAGACCAATCAGCTCTGAGCTGGTGTGGGGCTGACGTAATGCCCCCAGTAGCTCCCtgcactacctttttttttttttttttttttttttggtaattgtCAGGGTTCAATCCACAGTGTCTTCTCCAATTTGTGGATGTCGCCTTGGCCAACAAAGCAGTCAGTCTGCTTTCCCACCCAGACTCGGCTCCCAGAATCCCTCCTATGACTGCGCCTTTTTACAGTTCTGTCTCGTGTGcctgctttttgtgttttttctggAACGTTCTGCCCCAGAAATCCACccaacaatacacacacacacacacacacacacagaccctttTCTTCCTTAATTCACATTTCAGAGAGAGGCACTTGTTTCCCTCAtcccctgctctggctgctgtcaATGCCCTCTGGCTATAGAACACCAACCCCTCCAAGTCTCTTCtctctgcagatttttttttaaggtttattaaaacagatttagagaagccaggagccaggattccatccaggtgtcccacatgggtaacagcgcccaactacttgagccatctacccctggctttcccaggtgcgttagcagggagctgggttggcagtggagcagctgggactccagctggcactccgacatagggggctggtgttgcaagcggtggcttaacccactgcaccacaacacagaccGTTCCTCTAAAAACCTTCAAGTCAGTCTTACTTTGTCCCTGCCTATAGTCATTTAGACAGCCCAAAGACATGACTAGATACACACGATACAACTAAACACCTGACTTTCATTGTTAAATACAATcaggtgggggccagcactgtggtgtagtgggtaaagccgctgcctgcagtgccggcatcccatatgggcaccggttcgagtcccagctgctccacttctgatccagctctctgctatggcctgggaaagcagtggaaaatggcccaacgtTTCACTACAGGTGAAATCACTTTAGATGTTTTCTTAGATAACTGAAGATTTCATTCCAAAGCcacctatatttaaaaaaaattctaaccaTCTTTGAAGGAAATATTTCTCAACTCTTTCCTTTAGAAGTAGATAAAATATGACTTTATttggattttataaaataagCTCTGAGTGGGGCCTCGCAGCCTCTTAGTTGATGTTCTGTTTGTCACTCCGGGTTTTGGCTCGCTCGCTGgctctctcctgtgtctctgttACCTCTGTCTATCTGTCCTTACTGCCTTGCTCCCAGCTATCTGCCAGCTAATTAAGGTTGTCAGCCAACTGCTGAGTAAATGCACTGTTTGTGCAGTGCTTATACAAATTGACCTGTTTGGTGTCAGTGTTTATCCTAACACTAACACATGATGGATGGTGCATTTCTCCAGATACACTGACCCCTCTGCTGGTTTGCAGAGAAGCACGTATGTTTGTGGTGTGGGGTCAGCTTATTTTAATTTGGATCTCACACTAGGTTATGTTAAACTTTGGGAATGTTCAGCTTTGAGTtgaggtaatttttaaaagttactgtatTCAAAGAGAACTAATTCTACCTAAAGCCTTTGTAAATCATTAAAAacgaagggaagggaggaagggagggaaggggggaaggagggaagggaggaagggagggaagggaggaagggagggaaggggggaaggagggaaggggggaaggagggaaggagggaagggggaaaggagggaaggagggaaggggggaagggggcagggggaaggagggaagggggaaggagggaggagagaaggaaagaagcaaagaaggaaagaagggaaggggccaagtgcttgggcccctgcacccacgtgggagacccagaagaagctccaggctcctggctccagatgtgctcagctgtggccattgtggccatctggggagtgaaccacagaatggaagactctctctgcctctgcctctctgtaactctgcctttcaactaaataaataaatcttaaaaaaaaaaaaaagacatggccaAAATGCAAAagatgtattgaatttttaaagGTATTGTCTGTAATTACATCTATATAGTCTCCATCATTTATAAAAATCGCCACCTTTAACCAAAGTAAACACAGCTGTTTTCATCAGATAGAAAAATCTAGAACCTTTGATCTGTTTTTCTCCAGATGGGTTTTTCTCAGGGTCCAGACACAGTCAACACACAACAAAAGCCCCAGTGTCCatgggggaagagggaggcagggtgtCGGGGCCATGGCAGGCAGGGTAGCAGCAGATGCACACAATCCCAGGGGCAAGTGTGCAGACGGGGGCACCAGGAGGGGCTTCCAGGTGGGCCTCATCTCCATCTTCCTAACCTGGGCCCGGGACCCAGGaaccccctgcctgccccctccaggTAACAGCGGGAACTCTCAGTACCCCCATGCCCTTCTTTGGCCTGTTCAGGCCCTGTGGGCACCTGGAGGGGTCTTTGCTGGGGGGTGGACCCTGGCGATCTGAGAACCCCTCTCCTGATACCTCCTCCCCCCATTACAGTTCAGAAAGTTCTCTGCATTGGCCTGTTTCAAACTTGCCTATCCCTGCACTTCATAGGCAGGGCAaatcagaagtgtgtgtgtgtgtgtgtgtggccactcACTAATATGACAGgggctgtgggtgtgtgtgagtgtgtggccATTCACTAATATgacaggggctgtgtgtgtgtgtgtgtgtggccattcACCAATATGACgggctgtgtgggtgtgtggcCATTCACTAATATGACAGgggctgtgggtgtgtgtgtggccattCATTAATAtgacaggctgtgtgtgtgtgtggtcattcACTAATATgacaggggctgtgtgtgtgtgtgtggtcattcACCAATATGATgggctgtgtgggtgtgtggcCATTCACTAATATGACAGgggctgtgggtgtgtgtgcgtgtgtgtggccaTTCATTAATAtgacaggctgtgtgtgtgtgtggccattcACTAATATgacaggggctgtgtgtgtgtgtgtgtgtggtcattcACCAATAtgatgggctgtgtgtgtgtgtggccattcACCAATAtgacaggctgtgtgtgtgtgtgtgtggccattcACTAATATGACAGgggctgtgggtgtgtgtgcgtgtgtgtggccaTTCATTAATAtgacaggctgtgtgtgtgtgtggtcattcACTAATATgacaggggctgtgtgtgtgtgtgtggtcattcACCAATAtgatgggctgtgtgtgtgtggccattcACTAATAtgacaggctgtgtgtgtgtgtggccattcACTAATAtgatgggctgtgtgtgtgtgtggtcattcACTAATAtgacaggctgtgtgtgtgtgtggccattcACTAATAtgatgggctgtgtgtgtgtgtggtcattcACTAATAtgacaggctgtgtgtgtgtggccattcACTAATAtgacaggctgtgtgtgtgtgtggtcattcACTAATAtgatgggctgtgtgtgtgtggtcattcACTAATAtgatgggctgtgtgtgtgtgtggtcattcACTAATAtgacaggctgtgtgtgtggccaTTCACTAATAtgacaggctgtgtgtgtggccaTTCACTAATAtgacaggctgtgtgtgtgtgtgtggtcattcACTAATAtgacaggctgtgtgtgtgtggccattcACTAATAtgacaggctgtgtgtgtggccaTTCACTAACATGACAGGGGCTGTCTGGGCTGGCTCTCCCTCCGTAGGGCCTTACGATGGCCCCAGCCACCTAAGTGGATCCCAGAATCACAGGATAATTCGCTGAGTCGTGCCTTCCTCTGCTTACTCATTGATTCGCTCGGCTCTCCTAATGCCCCTCAAGTGCGGAACCGCTGACAATTTGCAGGCCCGTGGAGGCGCGGGGAGTCTCCCTAGATAGACAtagaggtgtgggggaggggctggatcGAGGTAGGAAAACGTAGTGTTGGCACACCAGAGGGAGCCGGTCATTGCTCCCTCTGGGGGTCTTGCCCAAGAGCTGAGGTTTGCAGGAATGGTGGAACCCTGGGCCGGCGGCTGCCAAGGGCCAGCGAGTCCTTCCTCCAAGTAAGCAGTTGGGCGGAGGCTGGGAGGCCGCCAAGGGAATCAGTGTTTGTGATTGCCATCAGCTTAAGTAGGCAGAAACAAGGTGAGGAGTGGGGGGCGGCCCGAGGCCTgataatggctgaggctggacctgACAGGCTGGTGACTGGCGAGGAAAGGGTGGCAGTGGCGTTTTGTGGAGTGCCTGTGACAGTCAACCCCGGGGCTAAATGCTTCGCGTAAAATGAATCCACGCTAGTCTACGTATCTACATGCTACCTGGAGAAACCTCCAAGGCCAACAGAGCTAAGCCCCTCCCTGTAACTGAACAAAATCCCAAGTCCAAGGTTGAACCCTCGTGGAGGATAATGGAGCCCAGGACAGTTGTCCTGGATTTGTTGTGCTAGCACAGAATCCCGGAGTCACAGAGtatgaatgggggggggggagggtgacaGGCAGAAGATGGCGTTTTTCTGGAGGCCACGTGGCTGAccttgggggtggggccaggggcagggggagcctgAAACTTCTGTGCATTCGAGGAAGTGAAAGAACACAGGGTCCCTGGGGCCTGCCGTGAGCTGACAGCAGTTTGACCACAGGCAGGCCAGCAGCACGTGGGGACCAGCCAGTATTGACATGTGTCCGTCTCTggttggagaggaggaggggctcTCGGGGTCTTTTTTACCATCCTAGTGGACGTTCTCACCCAAGTTGGGGTCACAGGAGGAGCTGAAGGGGACCCTGATGATCCCAGGAAGCAAAGGCTTGGTTGAAGCCTTTGGAGGcgggacctgggggtggggggtcctccAGAGCAGGGGTGGCCCACtatggccccagtggccacacCTCCGGCAGCCCCACCTGGCTCTGTAAATGAGATCTGAGGAGCACAGGCACCGGCGCGGGCTCCCATGATCTCTGGCTGCGACTGAGCATTGAGCATCTGCAACGGCCCACAGGGTCAAAAATACTCACTCCCTGGCCCTTtccaggaaaaaacaaacaaacaaatcctggctctgtgccCGAGAGTGAAGGCACTGCTCTCCTTAGATGGTGCTTCTCAGCTGGGGAGACTCTGCCACACCTGGCGACACTTGGTGACGGCTAGAGACCCGTGGGATTGGCACAGTCCGAGGAGTGACACAGCTGGTGGGCAGAGGCCAATCCtgcaatgcacaggacagccccacaGCTGAGAACTATTTAGCCCAGAATCTCAATAGAACCAAGGCGGAGCTCCCTACCCCCAGGTCACCTCCCCCAGAGACCCAGGGAAGGTGTCCCTACGCTCATTAGCCCTGTAAACTCAGCTGATGAGTCAGCTGATGCCTACAGAAAGGCACGCCCTTGGCAAAGATGtccctttcccacccccaccaAGAACGCAGGGTGCTTTGGTCAACTGTTCCCCCACCCCAGCGCCGTGATCTGGGGTGAGCCCCTGGCCACATTGCCCAACCAAGCCAGCAGTAATGGCCAAGctctctgggatcctggctcGCAACTGCGCCCCGCCCATCCTGACCTCTCCAGTGCCCAGCAAAACACAGCACCGAGACTTCTCAAGACACAGGAACTTTAATCCCTCACCCCAGCCTCCAACCCGGGGGGCTTCCAGCAACACCGCCTGTGCCAGGAGACactccagggctgcctggggactcctggggccagcagggggcacctCCTTCCCCCCACGCCGGCCTCTCTCCAAGTTAAGGGGGTGCCGATCCTGGTGTCTCCGCCTCAGGGCGCGCTGTTCTTGGGCACCTGGGACCCTGAGGCTGcaggctcctcttcctcccctctcttcctctccatctcctccgCCAGGCTGCCCATGGCGCAATAATACACAGCCTCATCCTCCGGCCGCAGCTCCGAGATGATCAGGTAGCCGCTGTTCCGGGCCACGTCCTTGGATCCGGAGAAGCGAGGAGGGATCCCGGGGCCGTGGAGCTGGTTGGAGTGCGAGAAGTACCGCAGCAGGAACCTGGGCGggtggcctggcctctgctgATACCAGAAGATGCTGTGTAGTCCCACGCTGTGGTCGCGGCTCAGGGTGCAGGCGAGACGGACCGTGGTCCCCAGGGCCGAAGACGCGGTCGGCGGCTGGTGCAAGGCCGGCTGAGGGCCACCACCTGGGGGCCAAATTCAGCACA
The sequence above is drawn from the Oryctolagus cuniculus chromosome 21, mOryCun1.1, whole genome shotgun sequence genome and encodes:
- the LOC138842964 gene encoding immunoglobulin iota chain-like; protein product: MPQLLLTLSGGPQPALHQPPTASSALGTTVRLACTLSRDHSVGLHSIFWYQQRPGHPPRFLLRYFSHSNQLHGPGIPPRFSGSKDVARNSGYLIISELRPEDEAVYYCAMGSLAEEMERKRGEEEEPAASGSQVPKNSAP